CTGCCCGAGCGGTGGCAGCTCGTCCTGTGGCACACGGGAGTAGAGGGGGCCCGGCCCGCCGCGGTCGCCCCCCTGCTGGGCCTGACGACCAACGGGGTCGTCGCGCTGGCCTACATGGCCAGGGAAGGCTGGCGCCAGGCCTACCTGCGGATCCATCTTGAAGGGCTTCCCCGGAGAGGATGCCTCCCGGTGCTGGACAAGATGGCCGCCTACGCGCGGGGCGGCCTGACCAGGGAGGACGGCCAGGATCTGGACGAGCACATGGACGGCTGTGCCGACTGCCACAACGCCTTCCTGGAGCTCGTCGACGCCAACCAGGAGCTACGCGTCATCGTCGGTCCCCTCATCGCAGGCCCCGCGCTCACCGGTTATCTCGCGGGACTGGACAGGGCGGCCACGGCCGGCACGGGTGGGCTGTTCAACTGGTGGCGCCAGGCGCCCCAACCTCGTCGGCAGGCCCTCGTGACCGGTGCGGCGGTCGGCGCGGTCGTCCTGGCGGCCGCCCTCGTCCTGATCACGGCCCAGGAGATGCCGGCCACACCGGCTGCGCCGACCGCGCCGAGCGTGCCGAGTGCACCGACCGCGCCGGCCGCGCCGGCCGCGCCGAGCGTGCCGAGCGCGCCGAGCAGGCCGAGCGCACCGACCACGTCGACCGCGCCGGCCAGGTCGAGCAGGCCGAGCGCACCGACCGTGCCGACCGTGCAGGGCGCGTCGGATCCGGGGGCGGCGCCGATCGCCGCCGCCCTCGACCCCTCGTCACAGGATCCGCCGTCCCCGTATGCGGAGCCGGGACGGCCGCACAGGCCTCAGACCGTCGCGCCGATCCTCCGCCAGAGACAGAGCCCGGTGCCCGCGCCGCGCCTGATCGCCAGAATCGCCGCGCTCGGCGCGCTGGTCCGCTCCGAGGCTGGCATCGTCGCGGTACGGCTGCGCAATGCCGGGGACGGGGAGAGCGGGGAACTCGTCGCCGATGTCGACCTCCCGGACGGGGTGACGGTGCCCGCTGCGGCACACCGGGGGTGGGCGGTCGCCGAGGTCAAGCCGGTCGGCACGGTCGACGGCTGGGCATGCCGCGCCGGTACCGGAGGTGCGCGGTGCTCCCGGAGACCGCTGGCAGCCGGCCGGGCCACGGCGATCTTCCTCCGCGTCCTCGTCTCCCCGACAGCGGCTGAGGGGGCGGCGCCCTCGGTCCGTGTCTCCAGCGCGGGGGGTGGGGTGACGGCCAGGTCACGGACGGGGGTCCGGGCCGTCGGGGCTCCCGCCCGGTTCGCCACCGACGGACAAGTGATCACCGCCGCGATCGGGAACACCCTCCTGGACTGCGGGTCCACCGACCCCGCGTGTCAGGCCGCCCGGGCCCGCGAGGGCGACCGCCGCGACAACGACCTGTGGGAGATGAGCCCCCTCGACCAAGACCGGGATGCGTCGACGAGGAGTTCGAGCGCGGCACGGCTGACCCTGCCGAGGACGAGCAAAGTCGTCTGGGCCGGACTCTACTGGTCGGCCAGCGCGCCCGCCGACGGGCTGATCAGGTTCAAGGCGCCGGGAGATCAGGAATACCGGCAGGTGAAGGCTGAACGGGTGGTGGAGAGGGAACTGCCCGTCGGCGTGGGGTACCAGGCGTTCGCCGACGTGACGCGGCTGATGAGCACGCTCCACGGGACCTACTGGGCGGCTGACGCCTCGCTGACGCCCGGCCTCTCCCGGCACGCCGGATGGAGTCTGGTGGTCATCGCGGCCGATCCGCACCAGCCGTACAGCCATGCCGTCGTCGTCGACACCGTCACCGTGGTGGACCGCGAGCGCGGACCGGCGTGGATCCCCCTCGACGGGCTGACGCCCACCGCCGCACCCGCACGGATACACCTGGTGACCTGGGAGGGCGACGCCGCCGAGCGGGGGGACCAGGTCACACTCGGCGGCCACCCGCTCCGGCCGAGCGGCGGCGACCGGGACGCGGGCAACCCCTTTGACGGGTCCGCGGCAGGAGCGGAGGGCATGGGCATGACCTTCGGCACAGATGTGGACGATTTCCAGGCCGCCCTGGGCCGCGATCCGGTCCTCAAGGTGAGCACCGACCAGGACGTCCTGCTTTTCGGGGTGGCGGCGGTGCGGGTCGTGGCCCGTCTGTGAGTGGGATGTCGGTAAAGGCCCGGGGCCGGTACGGTCAAACCGTACGGCTTCAAGAACGGGACGAACTGGTACGGTCTGCGTGAACACTCCGGCGTATGGTCAGGCGCAGGTCGAATCGTCGGGATTCACCCTCGGACGATCAGTTGCTTGATTACCCTGAGGAAGGGCCGTCTGGCTGGTCTCTCAGGGGTCTTTCAGGCTTGTCTGAGCCGAAGGGGCGGGCCACGTAGGAAGGGCGGTGTCGCGTGGATCGCTGCGCGCTGTTCGTGGACGCAGGCTACCTGCTGGCCGACGGCGCGATGGCCGTACATGGGACTCGCCATCGTGAGGCGGTCTCCTGGGACTACCCGGGGTTGCTCAAACTGCTCAGCAACCTGTCCAAGGAGCGCACCGGGCTGCCGCTGCTGCGCTGCTACTGGTACGAGGCGAGTGTCGAGGGCCGCCGCACCGCCGAGCACGACGCGCTCGCCGACATCCCCGGTCTCAAGCTCAGGCTGTCACGCATCCGTCCGGGACGCCGCGAGGGGGTGGACGCCCAGGTCCACCGCGACCTCATGACGCTGGCCCGCAACAGCGCGGTCTGCGACGCGGTGGTGGTCAGTGGCGACGAGGACCTGGCACAGGTCGTCTGCGACGCCCAGGACCTCGGTATCCGCGTCACCGTCGTGCACATCGCCGCCGACGGCAGCTGGGCGGTGTCCCGTTCGCTCCGTCAGGAATGTGACGACCTGATCGAGATCGGCGGCGGCCACCTGCGCCCGTACGTCAGCCTGACCGGCGGGGCCGTGGACACGCCTCCCTCGGGCAACGGCCATCAGCCGACCGGCAACGGCCAGGTCGTGGCTTCTCCCGCCGTCAGCAACAATGGCGCCTCACACGTCGCCCCGCAGGCTCTGCGCGTCAATCCCGCGCCTTCCCAGCCTGCTCTGCCGTCCTATCCGAGCTACAACCACGAGCCCCCACCGGCACCGGCCCCGCAGCAACAGGCCCCGGCTCCGCAGCAGGCACCGGCTCCGCCACCCCCGACCCCCAACGGCCCGACCGGCCCGCTGCCGGCCACCCCGCAGTACACCCCGGGCAACACCGGCAGCATGCCCAGCTACCAGCCCGGCCAGCTCGGCGTCTACACCGGTCCACAGGCGGCTCCCGTGCCGGTTCAGAGCATGTCCAACAGCAGCACGACCACGCTCTCCGACGCCGTGAAGGCCGCTCACAAGGAGGGCTACGACTTCGGTGAGTCCGTTGCCAAGGACGCTCCCGCCCTGTGGCTGGAGGCCGTGCTCGCCCGTAAACCCCGCATGCCCTCCGATCTGGAGGCCCGCCTTCTCCAGGGCTCCTCTCTGCCGATCGACTTCCTCCTCCATGACGAGGTCCGCCACGCCCTCCGTCGAGGCTTCTGGGACGCCCTGGAGCGCGCTCGACGCTAGGTTGCCGCGCGGTCTGGCGGTCTCCGGGCCGGGACGGTGGGTGGGCGTCTCTGCGGGCTGGTCGGTGCTGCGGGTGTTCCGAGCTGTCGGTGTTCGCGCTGTGGATGTTCCGGGGTTTCGGTGTCCGTGCTGCGGGTGTTCCGGGGTTTTCGCTGTTCGCGCTGCGGTGGGTGGGTGTTCCGGCCGGCCGTCGCAGTCGCCGTCCGGTGTTTCAGGCCTCCGGCCTGGCGGGCGCGGTGGTCGCGCTTTTTTACAAGCCGGCCGGAACACCCACCCACCTCCGCGCCACTCCGTCTCGCCGTACGGCGTGCGGGCCGTAGCCGCTTGCTCTCGGGCCGTCCATCGATCTCGCTGACGCTGAAGCAATCCGTACGGGGCCGTTCAGGGCCGGTCGCCGCCGCTGAAGCCTCACTTTCGAAAGGAGCGCAGGGCCGGGCACAGTAGGAGTCCCCTCCATTCAGGGCTGCTCGTCATCCACCTGCTGGTCGATCCACTCCTCCAAGCGGCGGATCTGGCTGGTCATGAGGTCGGGATCGCGGAAGGTGTCGGTGAGTAGCGAGATGCCCTGGTAAGCGGCCACCAGCCGCTCCCGCTTGCCCGGCCGGGCCGCGATCGGACCACTGCGGCCGCTCTTCGTTGAGTCAGTCATCTCACTTAAAGTGTGTAGACAACCAGATCCTCGACCGGCTAAGGTCCTTTCTGAGTCAGTTGACTAACTAACTCGATCGAGTGATCGAGGGTCTGCTGACACGAATGGAGCAAGTCATGATCGTGGTAACGGGAGCAACCGGGAACGTGGGACGCTCGCTGGTGCAGGCGCTGGCTACGGCCGGTGAGCGGGTGACGGCCGTTTCCCGAACGGCTTCTCAGGTGCCGCAGGGTGTGACGCACCGGCAGGTCGACCTGAGCGAACCCGAGAGCCTCAAGCCGGTGCTCGACGGGGCCGACGCGCTGTTCCTCCTGGTCGCCGGGCAGGACCCGCAGGGCATCCTCGAGGTCGCCAAGGCCGGTGGGGTCGGGCGGGTGGTCCTGTTGTCGTCCCAGGGCGCCGGGACCCGGCCCGAGGCCTACGCTCACCCCCGAGCCTTCGAAGACGCCCTCCAGCAGGCGAGTGCGGACTGGACGATCCTGCGACCGGGAGGCTTCCACTCCAACGCGTTCGCGTGGGCGCAGACCGTCCGCTCGCAACGGATGATCGCCACGCCGTTCGGCGACGTCGCCCTGCCGTCCATCGATCCCTCCGACATCGCAGAGGTCGCGGCCGCCGTCCTGCGCGAGGACACTCACGCCGGCCACACGTACGAACTCACCGGCCCGGCCCCGATCACCCCGCGCCAGCGGGCTGCGGTGATCGGCGAGGCGCTGGGAGCGCCGGTGCGGTTCGTCGAGCAGAGCCGGGCCGAAGCGCGGGCGCAGATGCTGCAGTTCATGCCCGAGCCGGTGGTGGAGGGCACCCTCGCCATCCTGGGCGAGCCGATGCCCGCCGAGCAGGAGGTCAGCCCGCACGTCGAGCAGATCCTCGGTCGCGCGCCCCGTACCTTCGCCGCATGGGCGGCGCGCAACATCGCGGCCTTCCGGTGAGCCGTCCAGAACCGACCGCCACCGCCTGGGCAAGGAGGCAAGAGCGCGATGTTGTCAGCCTCGGCGGAGGCATTCCTGTCCGAGCCGCACCTGGCCACGCTGACCACCTTCCGGCCTGACGGCTCACCACACGTGGTGGCCGTGCGCTTCACCTGGGACGGCCAGGCCGGGATGGCCAGGGTCATGACGGTCGCCTCCTCGCGCAAGGCCCGCAATCTCCTGGCCGCCCCGGGCGGTCGCGCCGCGCTCTGCCAGGTGGCGGGCTTCCGCTGGATCACGCTGGAAGGCACCGCCACCGTCTCAGACGATCTACGGCGGATGGCCGAAGGGGTGCGCCGCTACACCAGGCGCTACTCCTCGCCGCCGCCCGATCCGCCCGGCCGGGTCGTCATCGAGATCGCGGTGGACCGCGTGATGAACCTCAACAGCTGATTCACCTTCGACACAGAAAGTCCTGCCATGCCTATCCAGCACGTTCTCGACTCGACGATCTTCTACCGGGAGGTCGGCACCGGAGTGCCGATGGTCTTCCTGCACGGTAACCCGACCTCGTCGTACTTGTGGCGGCACATCCTGCCCGCCGTAGGAGAACCCGGCAGGCGTCTGGCACCGGACCTGATCGGAATGGGCGAGTCGGGCAAGCCGGACATCGCCTATACCTTCGACGACCATGCCCGCTACCTGGACGCCTGGTTCGACGCGCTCGAACTCGATGACGTCGTGCTGATCGGACACGACTGGGGCGGCGCCCTCGCCTTCGACTGGGCCGCCCGCCATCCCGCGCGGGTGCGCGGCGTCGCCTTCACCGAGACGATCGTGAAGCCGATGTCCTGGCAGGAGTTCCCCGAAGGGGGTCGCTCCCTGTTCGAGGCGATCAAAACACCCGGGGTGGGTGAGGCCATGATCCTGGACGAGAACGCGTTCATCGAACAGGCGCTGCCCGGCACCGTCGCCACTCGCCTCAGCGAGGAGGACCTCGAAACCTACCGCAGGCCCTACCCAACCCGGGACAGCCGCAGACCGCTGCTGCGATGGCCGCAGGCGATGCCCCTGGGCGGGGAACCGGCCGACGTGGTGGCCAGGATCGAGTTCTATGACGAGTGGCTGGCGGCCAGCACCGAGGTGCCCAAGCTGCTCCTCACCTTCGAGCCCGGTCCCGGGACGATGATGGGTCCCGCAATCATCGACTGGTGCGCCGCCAGCATCGCCGGCCTCGAAATCGACAGGCACCCGCTGACCGCCGGCCACCACACTCCCGAGGATCAGCCCGAGGTTATCGCCGCCTCCATCGCGGCCTGGGCGGACAAGCACGCCCTGCGCTCGTATGGCCAGACCTGACAGGAGATGAGTCCGATCAGGATGAGGACCGCGGACTTGACGGCCCTCTACCCGGATCGGAGCGGCCAGGAACGCCGTACCCGGCGCGGTGCACCGCGCCGGCGCCCGCTACCCCGGTATCCGGGCACGCAAGGCCTGGATGAACCAGTCGAGCACCGGCGCCAGACTTTCCGGGGCCGGCCAGCCGTTGATCACTGCGAGCAGTTGAAGGTACAGCTCCCTGCGAGGGTCGTTCACGGTCTCCAGCCGCGTCAACAGCCGGCGCCGAAGACCGACGTCGTCGGGGCGGCCGACGACGTGCGCGTATTGAGCCATGACCGCCGCGACGACCGGTTCCGCCTGGGGCGAGGCCGGATCGATGCCGGCTGCCAGGGCCGGGCTGGCCTGGTCACGGACCATTGCGGCAGCGTCGCGGCGCGGGCCCGTGGTGTTGCCCTGGGCATGCTCGGCCGCGTGCTGCTCAGCCATGCGCCGCATGCCGGAGCGAAAACCCGGGTCCTGGGAGAGTTCGGCCAACTCCACCCACGCCTCGACCTGCTCGGCCTCGGGGTTGTCGGGCAGTTCGGGGGTCATCGAGCGCATGACCCCTACGAATCCGGCGTCGGAGCCCAGTCCGCCGAAGGCGGTGTCGAGGAAATCGCCGACCAGACGTCGGCGTTCGTCCTCGGAGAGCTTGGCCAGCTTGTGCATGAGATCCATCTCCTCAGGGGTGGACCCGCGCTTGACCACCGCCGTCAGCACCGCGCGTCGCAGGCGCAGCGTTCGGATCTGCACCGCCAGTGCTTCGGCGTGCGCTGCGGCGACCTCGGGAAGCGAGATCTCCCGGTCCACGACCTTCCGGATCGTGGGGAGGTCCAGTCCCAGGTCGCGCAGCGTCCGCACGAGGTCCAAGCGTGCGACGGCGTCGATGCCGTAGAGGCGGTAGCCGGCCGGGCTGCGGTCGGTCGGCGGCACGATCCCGCAGTCGGAGTAGAACCGGATGGCTTTGACCGTCAGTCCGGTCCGCCGGGCCAGATCACCGATCGAGTAGAGCGTGTCGCCGTCCATGTCCTCACCCTCGCGCCTCCCCTTACGGGAGACTCAAGCCCATCCCCCTGCCAGCGGCAAGCCACTCCTCATCCACAAGCCTTGACGGTTCCTCCTCGCGGACGGCGACCCTGGCAAGCCTGAAGCCTCACTCGAGAGGATCTCTGCTTGCCGATCCTCTGGTCAGGGCGGTCCTGCCACATCTGGTTCATTCACGACGAGTGATTTGACCTCAAGCTAAGTAGAGGTACGAGACTGATGCCCCAGATGGAGAGATCCGATGCAGCAGGGAGTGTCAGGGTGCGCGTGATACGGGTGACACGGTTCGGGGGCCCCGATGTGCTGATGGCGGGAGAGGCGCCGGATCCGGTCGCAGGGCCGGGCCAGGTCGTCGTAGGTGTTTCGGTCGCGGAAATCAACTTCATCGAGACGCAGCTCCGGCGGGGGATCACCCCTGGCCCCCCGCTGCCGGAGCCACCGTACGTCCCCGGCGGCGGGGTGTCCGGCCAGGTGCTCTCGACGGGGGAGGGCGTGGATCCCGCCTGGGCCGGCCGGCGCGTCGTCACCTCTACGGCGACCGGCGGCGGTGGCAACGCGGAACGGGTTGTGGCCGCGGCTGAGGACCTCATCCCGGTGCCGGAGGGCTTGGGGCTGCCCGAGGCGGCGGCGCTGCTGCACGACGGCAGTACGGCGGCGGGGCTGTTCGAGGGCGCCGGGATCCGTCCTGGGGAGTGGGTGTTGGTCGAGGCGGCCGGCGGCGGCCTCGGCAGTCTGCTGGTGCAGCTCGCGCATTCAGCCGGCGCACGGGTCATCGGCGCCGCCCGTGGTGAGCAGAAACTGCGCCTTGCCCGGGAACTGGGTGCCGAGGCCGTCGTCGACTACTCCCATGCGGGCTGGGCAGAGCGCGTGCTGAAGGCGAGCGGGGGCAACGGGGCCGACGTGGTCTTCGACGGGGTGGGCGGGGAGATCGGCCGGGCGGCGTTCGAGGTGACGGCGCGTGGCGGGCGGTTCTCCGTCCACGGCGCCTCCAGCGGTGAGGCCACCGTGATCGCCTCGGAAGACGCGGAGCGGCAGGGCGTGACCGTGTTCGGGCTCGAACAGCTGATGGGATTCAGGGCCGGCACGCGACAGCGGGCCATGCGGATGCTGTCGGAGGCGGCGGCGGGCCGGATCAGGCCGGTCATCGGGCAGACGTTCCCGCTGGAGCACGCCGCCGACGCACACGCCGCGATAGAGGCGCGGGCCGTCACCGGCAAGACCCTCCTGACGGTTTGACCGTCGGCGCGCTCGACGCTCCGCGTTACCGGTGAGCTGAACCGGAGATCCGTTCATCCGCCTTACGGTGCCCGGCCCTGCGCTCCTTTCGAAAGTGAGGCTTCAGCGACGGCGACCGGCTCTGAACGGTCCCGTACGGATTGCTTCAGCGTCAGCGGGATCGCTGGGCGGCCGGAAAGGGAGCGGCTACGGTCCGCCTGCCGTACGGCGAGACGGAGTGGCGCGGAGGTGGGTGGGTGTTCCGGCCGGCTTATAAAAAAGCGCGACCACCGCGCCCGCCAGGCCGGAGGCCTGAAACACCGGACGGCAACTGCGACGGCCGGCCGGAACACCCACCCACCGCAGCGCGAACAGCGAAAACCCCGGAACACCCGCAGCGCGAACAGCGAAAACCCCGGAACACCCGCAGCGCGAACAGTGAAATACCTCCTCACCTGACCCGGGCCCGGCCAAGACCACGCCGGACCCGGGTCAGGTGAGCGCGTCGAAGCCCGCCCGGAGGTGGCTGAGTTGGTGGGAGAGGTCGGACAGCGGGCCGGAGAGGTTCGGGTCGTTGTTCTTGCGAACCAGTTCACTGACCCGGAGAAGCTCGTCCTCGACCGCGCTGAGCCGCCTGGACAGCTCGGGGAGCACGGCTGCCTGGTCGGCCGCCTCGCCCGGGGGAAGCTCGGAGCCGAGGCGGTCGCGGAGCATGGACGCCTGTTCGGTCAGGCGGCGGTTCATGTTGTAGAGCTCGACGAACACCGCGACCTTGGCCCGGAGCACCCAGGGGTCGAACGGCTTGGTGAGGTAGTCGACGGCACCGGCGGCGTAGCTGCGGAAGGCGTAGTCGGGAGCGCTGTCGATGACGGTCAGAAAGATGATCGGGATGTTGCGTGTGCGTTCGCGGCGCTTGATGTGGGATGCGGTCTCGAAACCATCCATACCGGGCATGCGCACATCCAGCAGGATCAGCGCGAACTCGGTGTTCAGCAGCGCTTTGAGCGCCTCCTCACCCGACCTGGCCCGGACGGGGATCAGGTCGAGGGAGCTGAGAATGGCCTCGAGCGCGATCAGGTTCTCCTCGCGGTCGTCGACCAGGAGGATTTTCGCTCGGTCCGGCATCATCACGCCCCTTCGTCGGAGTCGCTCGCTGCCTTACCCCGGGTGAGCCAGCCGCGCAGGCGTTCCAGCAGGCGGTCTACGTCCACGGGCTTGGGCACATAGTCGGAGGCGCCGGACGCGATGCTCTTCTCCCGGTCGCCCTGCATGACCTTAGCGGTAAGCGCAATGATCGGCAGGTCGGCGAACTGGGGCATCCGGCGGATCGCGGAGGTGGTGGCCCAGCCGTCCATCTCGGGCATCATGATGTCCATCAGGACCAGGGCGACGTCCTCGTTGCGTTCGAGTTGCTCGATGCCCTCACGGCCGTTCTCGGCGTAGACCACGGTCGAGCCGTACCGTTCGAGCACGCTGGTCAGTGCGAACACGTTACGGATGTCGTCGTCCACGATCAGGATTTTGGCTCCGGCGAGCGGGTCGTCGCCGCCCTTCCACGGCGGGCCCCCGTTCTGGGGGAAGACCGTGTCGGGCAGGTTCTCCGGCATCGCGAGCTCCGGCAGGTCGTCGGGCTCCTCCAGCACCCCGATGAGCGTCTGGCTGCGAGGCGAGGAGTTCGGCGCGGACGCCCCGCCGTCACGGGAGGCCAGCGGCCCGGCGTAGGACGGCGGCAGGTAGAGGGTGAAGGTGCTCCCCTGGCCGACCTCGCTGAGCACATGGATCTCGCCGCCGAGCAGACGGGCGATCTCGCGGCAGATGGACAGGCCCAGTCCGGTCCCGCCGTACTTGCGGCTGGTGGTGCCGTCCGCCTGGCGGAACGCCTCGAAGATGACCTCCAGCTTGTCGGCGGCGATGCCGATGCCGGTGTCGACCACCTCGAAGGCCAGGATGCCGTCGGCACCGCGCAGAGTGTCGTCCACGAAGGCCACGGAGCGCTGGGCGTGGATCACGCGCAGCCGCACCTCGCCCTTGGGGGTGAATTTGATCGCGTTGGAGAGCAGGTTGCGCAGCACCTGCTGGAGGCGCTGCTCGTCGGTACGGAGCTCCTGCGGGATCGAGGGGTCCACCTCGACCGCGAACGACAGGCCCTTGTCCTGGGCCAGTGGCGCGAAGGTGGCCTCGAAGTAGTCGACGAGCTTGGGCAGGGAGATCTGCTGGGGGTGGATGTCCATCCGCCCGGCCTCGACCTTGGACAGGTCGAGGATGTCGTTGATCAGCTGGAGCAGCGCGGAGCCGGCGCCGTGGATGGTCCTGGCGAACTCCACCTGCTGGAGGGTGAGGTTGCCCTCGGCGTTCTCGGTGAGCAGTTTGGCCAGCACCAGCAGGCTGTTCAGCGGGGTGCGCAGCTCGTGGGACATGTTGGCCAGGAACTCGGACTTGTAGCGCGAGGAGACCGCGAGCTGCTCGGCACGCTCCTCCAACGTACGGCGGGCCTGCTCGATCTGGAAGTTCTGGATCTCGATGGCCCGGTTCTGCTTCGCCAGCAGCGCCGCCTTGTCCTCCAGTTCGGCGTTGGAGCGACGGAGCTCCTCCTGCTGGCGCTGGAGCTCGTCGGAGCGTTCCTGCAGCTCGGTGGTGAGGCGCTGCGACTCGGTCAGCAGGTCCTCGGTCCGGGAGTTGGCGATGATCGTGTTCATCGTGACGCCGATGGTCTCGACGAGCTGGGTCATGAAGTCGTGGTGGACCTCGCCGAACTGACTGAACGAGGCCAGCTCCACGACGCCCAGGACCTGGGCCTCGAACAGGATGGGCACCACGACGATCTGGGCGGGGGCGGAGGAGCTGAGACCACTGTCCACGGTGAGGTATTTCGCGGGGACGCTCTCCAGGATGATCCGCTTGCCCTCGAAGGCGGCCTGCCCGACGATCCCCTCGCCGACCGCGAAGCGCTGACGGATCTTCGAGCCGGGGCGTGCGCCGTACCCGGCGATCAGGTAGAGGTCGTGGTCGCCGGCGGGCTCGGCCAGGTAGAAGGCACCGTAGTGGGCGGAGACCAGCGGGGTCAGTTCGCTCATGATGAGCTTGGCGACCTCCATCAGGTCACGATGGCCCTGCATGAGGCGGGAGATCCGCGCCAGGTTGGACTTCAGCCAGTCCTGTTCCTGGTTGGCGGTGGTGGTGTCGCGGAGCACGGATACCATCGTGTTGATGTTGTCCTTGAGCTCGCCGATCTCACCCCCGGCGTCGACGGTGATCGAGCGGGTCAGGTCGCCGCGGGCGACGGCGGTGGTGACCTCGGCGATCGCCCGGACCTGGGTGGTGAGGCGGCCCGCCAGCTCGTTGACGTTCTCGGTGAGGCGCTTCCAGATGCCCTCGGCGCCCTCCACCCGGGCCTGGCCGCCCAGTTTGCCTTCGGAGCCGACCTCGCGGGCGACGCGGGTGACCTCGGAGGCGAAGGAGGACAGCTGGTCGACCATGGTGTTGATGGTGGTCTTCAGGGCGAGGATCTCGCCCTGCGCGTTCACGTCGATCTTGCGGGTCAGGTTGCCGTTGGCGACGGCGGTGGTGACCTCGGCGATGTTGCGGACCTGGTAGGTCAGGTTGTTGGCCATGGAGTTGACGTTGTCGGTCAGGTCCTTCCAGACGCCGGAGACGCCTCGGACGCGGGCCTGGCCGCCGAGCTGGCCTTCGGTGCCGACCTCGCGGGCGACGCGGGTGACCTCGTCGGCGAACATCGACAGCTGGTCGACCATGGTGTTGAGGGTGTCCTTGAGCTGGAGGATCTCCCCCTGCGCGTCCGCTGTGATCTTCTTGGACAGGTTGCCCTGGGCCACCGCGGTGGACACGGCCGCGATCTGGCGGACCTGGGTGGTCAGGTTGTTGGCCATGACGTTGACGTTGTCGGTCAGGTCCTTCCAGGTGCCGGAGACGCCGCGCACCTGGGCCTGACCGCCGAGCTGGCCCTCGGAGCCGACCTCGCGGGCCACCCGGCTCACCTCGGAGGCGAAGGAGGACAGCTGGTCGACCATGGTGTTGATGGTGGTCTTCAGGGCGAGGATCTCGCCCTGCGCGTCCACGTCGATCTTGCGGGTCAGGTCGCCCGTGGCGACGGCGGTGGTGACCTCGGCGATGTTGCGGACCTGGTAGGTCAGGTTGTTGGCCATGGAGTTGACGTTGTCGGTCAGGTCCTTCCAGACGCCGGAGACGCCTCGGACGCGGGCCTGGCCGCCGAGCTGGCCTTCGGTGCCGACCTCGCGGGCGACGCGGGTGACCTCGTCGGCGAACATCGACAGCTGGTCGACCATGGTGTTGAGGGTGTCCTTGAGCTGGAGGATCTCCCCCTGCGCGTCCGCTGTGATCTTCTTGGACAGGTCGCCCTGGGCCACCGCCGTCGACACCGCCGCGATCGCCCGGACCTGGGTGGTCAGGTTGCTCGCCATGACGTTGACGTTGTCGGTCAGGTCCTTCCAGACGCCGGAGACCCCGCGCACCTGGGCCTGACCGCCGAGCTCGCCCTCGGTGCCGACCTCGCGGGCGACGCGGGTGACCTCCTCGGCGAACGCCGACAGCTGATCGACCATCGTGTTGACGGTGTTCTTCAGCTCGAACATCTCACCGACCGCGTCGACGGTGACCTTGCGGCTCAGGTCGCCCCGGGCGACCGCCGTGGTGACCAGCGCGATGTCGCGGACCTGCGCGGAGACGCGGCTGGACATGGTGTTCACGGCCTCGGTGAGGTCGCGCCAGCTCCCCGACATGCCCCGCACGTTCGCCCGGCCGCCCAGACGGCCCTCGGTGCCGACCTCGCGCGCCACCCGCGTCACCTCGGAGGTGAACAGGGAGAGCTGGTCGACCATGCCGTTGATCGCCTTGCCGAGGCGGCGCACCTCGCCCCGCGCGCTCCGGTCGAGGTCGATCCGCCGGGACAGGTCTCCCTTGGCCACCGCGTCGATCACGTCCGCCGCACCGCTGACCGGTCCGACCAGGGCGTCGATCAGCGCGTTCACCGAGTCGACGCTCTCCGCCCAGGACCCTACGCCTGGCCCCGCGGTGAGGCGCTCACCGAACCGGCCCTCCTTCACCACCTCGCGGCGGACCCGGTGGAGCTCGTTGGCGAGGTGCTCGCGGCGGTCGGCGACCTCGTTGAGCAGCAGACGGATCTCGCTCAGGA
Above is a genomic segment from Streptosporangium album containing:
- a CDS encoding MerR family transcriptional regulator produces the protein MDGDTLYSIGDLARRTGLTVKAIRFYSDCGIVPPTDRSPAGYRLYGIDAVARLDLVRTLRDLGLDLPTIRKVVDREISLPEVAAAHAEALAVQIRTLRLRRAVLTAVVKRGSTPEEMDLMHKLAKLSEDERRRLVGDFLDTAFGGLGSDAGFVGVMRSMTPELPDNPEAEQVEAWVELAELSQDPGFRSGMRRMAEQHAAEHAQGNTTGPRRDAAAMVRDQASPALAAGIDPASPQAEPVVAAVMAQYAHVVGRPDDVGLRRRLLTRLETVNDPRRELYLQLLAVINGWPAPESLAPVLDWFIQALRARIPG
- a CDS encoding zinc-binding dehydrogenase, giving the protein MRVIRVTRFGGPDVLMAGEAPDPVAGPGQVVVGVSVAEINFIETQLRRGITPGPPLPEPPYVPGGGVSGQVLSTGEGVDPAWAGRRVVTSTATGGGGNAERVVAAAEDLIPVPEGLGLPEAAALLHDGSTAAGLFEGAGIRPGEWVLVEAAGGGLGSLLVQLAHSAGARVIGAARGEQKLRLARELGAEAVVDYSHAGWAERVLKASGGNGADVVFDGVGGEIGRAAFEVTARGGRFSVHGASSGEATVIASEDAERQGVTVFGLEQLMGFRAGTRQRAMRMLSEAAAGRIRPVIGQTFPLEHAADAHAAIEARAVTGKTLLTV
- a CDS encoding response regulator, encoding MPDRAKILLVDDREENLIALEAILSSLDLIPVRARSGEEALKALLNTEFALILLDVRMPGMDGFETASHIKRRERTRNIPIIFLTVIDSAPDYAFRSYAAGAVDYLTKPFDPWVLRAKVAVFVELYNMNRRLTEQASMLRDRLGSELPPGEAADQAAVLPELSRRLSAVEDELLRVSELVRKNNDPNLSGPLSDLSHQLSHLRAGFDALT